The Zalophus californianus isolate mZalCal1 chromosome 7, mZalCal1.pri.v2, whole genome shotgun sequence genome includes a region encoding these proteins:
- the LOC113928009 gene encoding developmental pluripotency-associated protein 2-like, whose product MAHSTYENNEQQESNLQKEWCQNGVWNARKLLHLPVRVDDSWSWESSGIMIEVCHPHINEQFKFCPKHNCNTPILPLPTSLPPFNKVRWDTLRSRCQQLNLSTDGRKIEVYLRLQKHAYPGINQNIPETSPEAKLQSCSRKGKMVAEKARLWKSCKKSEREEGINTVEVVTSVQEGVLAAWSRIAARASQSKSVNSRSIPASVETFLLQASGVRWCVVHGRPLLADTQGWVCLQFHAGQAWVPDTPKRMISLFLLPACTFPSPGLEDNMLCPECAKRNKKMMKRLIALGKEKRPHLNRPTFPLDGPYLNKE is encoded by the coding sequence ATGGCGCACTCAACTTACGAGAACAATGAGCAGCAGGAGagcaatcttcagaaagaatGGTGTCAGAATGGAGTTTGGAATGCTAGGAAATTATTGCATCTACCAGTGAGAGTTGATGATAGCTGGAGTTGGGAATCATCGGGAATCATGATAGAAGTTTGTCATCCTCACATAAATGAACAATTCAAGTTTTGCCCAAAACATAATTGTAATACACCAATCCTTCCCTTGCCAACCAGTTTGCCTCCATTTAATAAAGTACGTTGGGACACTTTGCGGAGCCGGTGCCAACAATTGAATTTGAGTACCGATGGCCGGAAAATAGAGGTTTATCTGAGGCTCCAGAAACATGCTTACCCTGGAATAAACCAGAATATTCCTGAAACATCACCAGAAGCTAAATTGCAGTCATGTTCGAGGAAAGGCAAGATGGTGGCCGAGAAAGCAAGGCTTTGGAAAAGTTGtaagaagagtgagagagaggaagggattaATACCGTCGAGGTGGTAACTTCAGTACAGGAAGGCGTGTTGGCAGCATGGTCAAGAATTGCTGCAAGAGCCAGTCAATCCAAGTCTGTGAATTCACGTTCCATTCCTGCTTCTGTTGAGACCTTTCTGCTGCAAGCCTCTGGTGTCCGGTGGTGTGTGGTCCATGGCAGACCCCTCTTGGCAGACACACAAGGCTGGGTTTGCCTGCAGTTTCATGCAGGTCAGGCCTGGGTGCCTGACACTCCCAAAAGGAtgatctctctcttcctgttaCCTGCCTGCACGTTCCCATCCCCAGGCCTAGAAGACAATATGTTATGTCCTGAATgtgctaagagaaataagaagATGATGAAAAGATTAATTGCACTGGGGAAGGAAAAGCGACCTCATTTGAACAGACCAACATTCCCTTTGGATGGGCCATATCTTAATAAGGAATAA